A DNA window from Daucus carota subsp. sativus chromosome 3, DH1 v3.0, whole genome shotgun sequence contains the following coding sequences:
- the LOC108215278 gene encoding uncharacterized protein LOC108215278 isoform X2, with translation MASSAVMSSKALVLMRSSSCIAPRNFIFLIPKLKPTPTLYHINTLSFFCSTPQNPKEHPHLTAQEQQSPSKKGILKPGLYLVGTPIGNLEDITLRALRVLKSADVILSEDTRHSGKLLQHYDIKTPLLSYHKFNESQREQVVLKRLQEGEIVALISDAGTPGISDPGMDLAKLCTDNNILVTPIPGPSALVAAVSASGLPTNEFTFVGFLPKHAGTRKERLSVSANEATTQIFFVPPHKLCQFLEETSLVFGDSRRCVMARELTKIHEEVMQK, from the exons ATGGCAT CTTCAGCAGTTATGTCGAGTAAAGCCCTTGTGCTTATGCGTTCTTCTTCTTGTATTGCCCCTCGAAATTTCATCTTCCTCATCCCAAAACTAAAGCCAACTCCCACCCTTTATCATATCAATACTCTCTCATTTTTCTGTTCCACTCCTCAAAACCCTAAAGAACACCCTCACCTTACTGCCCAAGAACAACAATCCCCATCTAAAAAG GGAATTTTGAAGCCTGGTTTGTATCTTGTAGGCACCCCTATTGGCAATCTTGAAGATATTACTCTTCG TGCTCTGAGGGTCTTAAAATCAGCAGATGTAATACTTTCTGAAGATACAAGGCATTCAGGGAAGTTGCTTCAACACTATGATATCAAAACCCCCCTT CTGAGTTATCACAAATTTAATGAGTCTCAAAGGGAACAAGTGGTGTTGAAGAGGTTGCAAGAAGGTGAGATTGTCGCTTTGATCAGTGATGCTGGAACACCTGGCATTAGTGATCCTGGAATGGATTTG GCCAAGTTATGTACGGATAATAATATACTCGTTACACCCATTCCTGGTCCGTCTGCTTTAGTAGCTGCTGTTTCAGCCTCTGGATTGCCGACTAATGAGTTCACATTTG TTGGATTTCTTCCTAAGCATGCGGGAACAAGGAAAGAGAGGTTGTCAGTTTCTGCAAATGAAGCAACTACCCAGATATTTTTTGTTCCTCCACACAAGCTTTGCCAGTTTCTTGAAGAGACTTCTTTAGTATTTGGAGACTCTAG GAGATGTGTCATGGCTAGGGAGCTTACTAAGATACACGAAGAG GTGATGCAAAAATAG
- the LOC108215278 gene encoding uncharacterized protein LOC108215278 isoform X1, with amino-acid sequence MASSAVMSSKALVLMRSSSCIAPRNFIFLIPKLKPTPTLYHINTLSFFCSTPQNPKEHPHLTAQEQQSPSKKGILKPGLYLVGTPIGNLEDITLRALRVLKSADVILSEDTRHSGKLLQHYDIKTPLLSYHKFNESQREQVVLKRLQEGEIVALISDAGTPGISDPGMDLAKLCTDNNILVTPIPGPSALVAAVSASGLPTNEFTFVGFLPKHAGTRKERLSVSANEATTQIFFVPPHKLCQFLEETSLVFGDSRRCVMARELTKIHEEFWRGTLGDAKIVFSTRMPKGEITFLIEGKAVCIAETPSESQLENELGELISNGHSLSEAVKVVAAGTSTRRKTIYSLALRKFGKQVEAEDDVLRTL; translated from the exons ATGGCAT CTTCAGCAGTTATGTCGAGTAAAGCCCTTGTGCTTATGCGTTCTTCTTCTTGTATTGCCCCTCGAAATTTCATCTTCCTCATCCCAAAACTAAAGCCAACTCCCACCCTTTATCATATCAATACTCTCTCATTTTTCTGTTCCACTCCTCAAAACCCTAAAGAACACCCTCACCTTACTGCCCAAGAACAACAATCCCCATCTAAAAAG GGAATTTTGAAGCCTGGTTTGTATCTTGTAGGCACCCCTATTGGCAATCTTGAAGATATTACTCTTCG TGCTCTGAGGGTCTTAAAATCAGCAGATGTAATACTTTCTGAAGATACAAGGCATTCAGGGAAGTTGCTTCAACACTATGATATCAAAACCCCCCTT CTGAGTTATCACAAATTTAATGAGTCTCAAAGGGAACAAGTGGTGTTGAAGAGGTTGCAAGAAGGTGAGATTGTCGCTTTGATCAGTGATGCTGGAACACCTGGCATTAGTGATCCTGGAATGGATTTG GCCAAGTTATGTACGGATAATAATATACTCGTTACACCCATTCCTGGTCCGTCTGCTTTAGTAGCTGCTGTTTCAGCCTCTGGATTGCCGACTAATGAGTTCACATTTG TTGGATTTCTTCCTAAGCATGCGGGAACAAGGAAAGAGAGGTTGTCAGTTTCTGCAAATGAAGCAACTACCCAGATATTTTTTGTTCCTCCACACAAGCTTTGCCAGTTTCTTGAAGAGACTTCTTTAGTATTTGGAGACTCTAG GAGATGTGTCATGGCTAGGGAGCTTACTAAGATACACGAAGAG TTCTGGCGTGGAACCCTAGGTGATGCAAAAATAGTGTTCTCAACTCGCATGCCAAAGGGGGAGATAACATTCTTGATTGAAGGAAAGGCGGTATGCATTGCTGAAACTCCATCTGAATCTCAGTTAGAAAATGAACTTGGAGAATTGATATCCAACGGCCATAGTCTTTCGGAG GCCGTCAAAGTTGTGGCTGCCGGAACATCTACAAGACGAAAAACAATATATTCACTTGCACTTAGAAAGTTTGGGAAGCAAGTTGAGGCAGAAGACGATGTTCTGAGGACTCTCT GA